In the Paralichthys olivaceus isolate ysfri-2021 chromosome 17, ASM2471397v2, whole genome shotgun sequence genome, one interval contains:
- the LOC109629649 gene encoding uncharacterized protein produces MMVNHNSARVVLMFLGLFMFLAAITLNSLSGFGAESGVFQQSTEDVTLKYTTQFTPAPWALFVWDFTYFWISAMFIYFLAGLCRRTAYDWLYTTPALLPYGFHISIIVNICLNITWLFLFDRELLLPALITSALMTLTDYFLLFFSCHGLKIYGAWLNKYHNTDLWLIRILVQNGVAVYATWGALSTFLNLTVYLQYQTETSRCSCALLPLLLLLMQLSAWFLLENFYLDEHVRYIVTIYPVVILWLTGTLNNSSSLEHLVYIFTVLSLAISCIMFVARVALVTWKHHKRPLYTDTGPNMSPVQIALTQRKIFL; encoded by the exons ATGATGGTAAACCACAACTCGGCCCGCGTCGTGCTCATGTTTCTTGGATTGTTCATGTTTTTAGCCGCAATCACTTTAAACTCTCTTTCAGGATTTGGAGCTGAATCAG GTGTTTTCCAGCAGAGCACGGAAGATGTGACGCTGAAGTACACGACACAGTTCACTCCTGCACCGTGGGCTCTGTTTGTCTGGGATTTCACTTACTTTTGGATTTCTGCCATGTTTATATACTTTTTAGCGGGACTCTGCAGAAG GACTGCTTACGACTGGTTGTACACCACGCCTGCACTGCTGCCCTACGGATTCCATATCTCTATTATCGTCAACATTTGCTTGAACATCACGtggctgtttttatttgacagagA gTTGCTGCTGCCAGCACTGATAACCTCAGCCCTGATGACACTCACTGATtacttccttctcttcttctcctgtcaTGGACTGAAGATCTACGGAGCCTGGTTGAACAAATATCACAACACAGACCTCTGGCTCATCAGAATATTG GTGCAGAATGGAGTGGCTGTGTATGCAACATGGGGGGCGCTCTCCACTTTCCTCAACCTGACGGTATATTTACAGTATCAGACAGAAACATCCAGATGTAGCTGTgccctgctgccgctgctgctgcttctcatgCAGCTGTCCGCCTG GTTTCTGTTAGAGAACTTCTACCTGGATGAGCATGTGCGTTATATTGTGACCATCTACCCCGTGGTCATCCTGTGGCTGACCGGCACCCTGAACAACTCCAGCTCTCTTGAACACCTCGTTTACATTTTTACAG TGTTGAGCCTGGCTATTTCCTGCATCATGTTTGTGGCACGCGTCGCTCTGGTCACATGGAAGCACCACAAACGGCCACTCTACACAGACACTGGACCCAATATGTCGCCTGTACAGATCGCCTTGACACAGAGAAAAATCTTTCTTTGA
- the LOC109629637 gene encoding uncharacterized protein, with the protein MKMSVLSLTNCDYMVIHECSIVLAALSQVTSDIFFSLARDGNVPNAVFQTSSRNVSETFPLEVTMDWWSEFYWIMIDFWSHAWLIYAVVSLFKRNVPGPGFPNHEIHPPVFYLIWTIINIVRICSMSLWDSHDFLGVVFLRWILPVLSFFMLFMSYSNLDTHKSWLAINNPSVIPWTRYLTQNGLAMFAWWSLLDAVVGLGIVFKYKHAMSDPPVSTGVLTMISLCAITWFILENSLFTKYLRHTFSVYPLLVLSLGAMFTRSYRVHDISANTIYCGFLMLLMTVMSLVHLISSCLYTNKSINPAAPELCVKSEACVTVCKLEGTMKQEV; encoded by the exons ATGAAgatgtctgtcctctctctgaCAAACTGTGACTATATGGTGATACATGAGTGCAGCATCGTCCTGGCTGCCCTCAGTCAGGTGACCTCTGACATCTTCTTCAGTCTGGCGAGGGACGGCAATGTGCCCAATG CTGTGTTTCAGACCTCGTCCAGGAATGTGTCCGAAACCTTCCCCCTGGAGGTGACGATGGACTGGTGGTCGGAATTCTACTGGATTATGATTGACTTCTGGTCACATGCTTGGCTCATATACGCAGTGGTCAGCCTGTTCAAAAG AAATGTCCCCGGTCCCGGGTTTCCAAATCACGAAATCCACCCTCCAGTGTTTTACCTGATATGGACCATCATTAATATTGTGAGAATATGCAGCATGTCTCTGTGGGACAGCCA CGATTTCCTCGGAGTAGTTTTCCTCAGATGGATTCTCCCCGTCCTCAGCTTCTTCATGCTCTTCATGTCCTACTCGAACCTCGACACGCACAAATCCTGGCTCGCCATCAACAACCCCAGTGTGATCCCGTGGACACGCTACTTG ACCCAGAACGGGCTGGCAATGTTTGCCTGGTGGTCTCTCTTGGATGCTGTGGTGGGTCTGGGCATAGTGTTCAAGTACAAACATGCCATGTCGGACCCACCGGTCAGCACCGGCGTTCTCACCATGATCTCCCTCTGCGCCATAACCTG GTTCATCCTGGAGAACTCCCTGTTTACCAAATACTTGCGCCACACGTTTAGCGTTTACCCCCTTCTCGTCCTGAGCCTGGGTGCAATGTTCACCAGGAGCTACCGTGTCCACGACATCTCTGCAAACACAATCTACTGCG GGTTCCTCATGCTCCTGATGACCGTCATGAGTCTCGTCCATCTGATCTCCTCGTGTTTGTACACGAATAAGTCGATAAACCCTGCTGCTCCAGAGCTCTGTGTGAAATCTGAGGCCTGTGTGACGGTGTGCAAACTGGAGGGGACCATGAAGCAAGAAGTTTGA